In Gopherus flavomarginatus isolate rGopFla2 chromosome 5, rGopFla2.mat.asm, whole genome shotgun sequence, one DNA window encodes the following:
- the ACCS gene encoding 1-aminocyclopropane-1-carboxylate synthase-like protein 1 isoform X3 — MEERFLQMEERRLQRDMEVEERRMQLEQRRFELEREHEFRMFNVFAQMLSILKQNNSSSSSSAALPFIQVLSDIAGMGGGGGLQEVRAMQVGRPLSERRTDMYSFCNPGEFQSSPFLSTRGNIANLFRGSTEEGYKAYHADKYDEDKNPNGIINFGTSENKLCFDLMSKRLTQSDMNLMEPPLLQYPDWKGHMFLREEVARFLTYYCKAPAPLKAENVIVLNGCGSLFSALATVLCDPGEAVLIATPFYGGITQSLFLYGNVKLVYAYLDSKITGTSTRPFQLTVDKLEKALQDARSEGVGVKALILLNPQNPLGDIYSLSELRDYLEFAKRHELHVIVDEIYMLSVFDESATFHSVLGMDRLPDPQRTHVMWGISKDFAVSGIRFGTLYTENQDVANAVASLCYFHGVCGPVQYKVAQLLRDRDWINQVYLRANHARLKAAHTYVTDELKTLGVPFLNRNAGFFVWIDFRKYLRTGTFEEEMLLWRRFLDNKVLLSCGKAFECSEPGWFRIIFADKTHRLQLGMQRIRRVLEEREREILSEDKDQPCQSDQDGKADSTDEVIFVSHHQEPVSTGGSNLGDLIGLLQQQMRSSDWLQKNTAEQFAQEKPEIYDVFSKLVGKQ, encoded by the exons ATGGAGGAGCGCTTTCTGCAGATGGAGGAGCGGCGTTTGCAGCGGGATATGGAAGTGGAGGAACGGCGGATGCAGCTGGAGCAGCGACGTTTTGAACTGGAGCGGGAGCATGAGTTTCGCATGTTCAATGTCTTTGCTCAGATGCTTAGCATCTTAAAGCAGAACAAcagcagctcctcctcttctgctgcaCTTCCTTTCATCCAGGTGCTGTCTGACATTGctgggatgggaggaggagggggcctgCAGGAGGTGAGGGCTATGCAGGTAGGGCGACCACTTTCTGAGAGAAGGACCGACATGTACAGTTTCTGTAACCCTGGTGAGTTCCAGAGCAGCCCCTTCCTCTCCACTCGAGGAAACATTGCCAATCTCTTTCGTGGCTCGACAGAAGAGGGATACAAGGCCTATCATGCTGACAAGTACGATGAAGACAAAAATCCCAAT gGGATAATTAATTTTGGTACCAGTGAGAATAAACTCTGCTTTGATCTAATGTCTAAGCGG CTGACACAGAGTGATATGAACCTCATGGAGCCTCCACTGCTGCAATATCCTGATTGGAAAGGACATATGTT TTTACGGGAGGAAGTGGCTCGATTTTTGACTTATTATTGCAAGGCTCCTGCACCTCTCAAGGCAGAAAAC GTGATTGTGTTGAATGGTTGTGGCTCTCTGTTTTCTGCATTAGCTACAGTTCTCTGTGATCCAGGGG AAGCTGTTCTGATTGCTACCCCCTTTTATGGTGGTATCACCCAGAGTCTATTCCTGTATGGTAACGTCAAGCTGGTCTATGCCTATTTAGACAGCAAG ATCACTGGAACAAGCACCCGGCCCTTCCAGCTCACAGTGGACAAGCTAGAGAAGGCCTTACAGGATGCCCGGTCAGAG ggTGTTGGTGTGAAAGCCTTAATTCTCCTGAACCCCCAAAATCCTTTAGGGGACATCTACTCCCTGTCAGAATTACGGGACTACCTGGAGTTTGCTAAAAG GCATGAATTGCATGTAATAGTAGATGAGATCTACATGCTGTCAGTTTTTGACGAATCAGCCACGTTCCATAGTGTTCTTGGCATGGACAG attgcctgatccacagaggaccCATGTGATGTGGGGAATTAGCAAG GATTTTGCTGTCTCTGGGATTCGTTTTGGCACTTTGTATACAGAGAACCAAGATGTTGCCAATGCAGTGGCCTCCTTGTGTTACTTCCATGGAGTTTGTGGACCTGTCCAATACAAAGTGGCACAGCTGCTCCGAGACAGAG ATTGGATCAATCAAGTATATCTGCGGGCCAACCATGCCCGTCTGAAAGCTGCCCATACCTATGTAACAGATGAGTTGAAGACCCTTGGGGTTCCCTTCCTCAATCGCAATGCCGGCTTCTTTGTTTGGATCGATTTCCGAAAG TACCTTAGGACAGGAACATTTGAGGAGGAGATGCTGCTCTGGAGGCGATTCCTGGATAACAAGGTTCTACTGTCCTGTGGCAAAGCCTTTGAGTGCAGTGAGCCAGGGTGGTTCCGTATCATTTTTGCTGACAAAACCCACCGACTACAGTTAG GCATGCAGCGGATCCGTAGAGTCCTGGAAGAGAGGGAGCGTGAGATTCTGTCTGAGGACAAGGACCAGCCCTGCCAGTCAGACCAGGACGGCAAAGCAGACAGTACAGATGAGGTCATCTTTGTGTCCCATCACCAGGAGCCTGTTTCTACTGGTGGCTCTAACCTCGGTGACCTCATTGgcctcctgcagcagcagatGCGCTCATCTGACTGGCTGCAGAAGAacacagcagagcagtttgcacaGGAGAAGCCAGAGATCTATGACGTGTTCAGCAAACTGGTTGGGAAACAGTAG
- the ACCS gene encoding 1-aminocyclopropane-1-carboxylate synthase-like protein 1 isoform X1, producing the protein MDFRGKKYERGSNWSDPEVVELLQLWADESVQMELESCLRNQHVFNRIAEVLREKGIHRTGDQCREKIKKMKLEYRRIKDNNKTPRGGRTWKFYEVMDRVLTSRPSLSYSSLSGSVMSQQALQGSMVENYHHHFTPSALPFGHSQHPELMEIKCEEVDSDEHCLTPEPPLSMSYQQGSPEEHEMERAFLDRAQNDSPISRVEIPIETSVSPSGFSEPNVASSSRIHSVGPRPGFSTLHRLRKKRKGQRVKDPLDDLLLKTLTSQRAMEERFLQMEERRLQRDMEVEERRMQLEQRRFELEREHEFRMFNVFAQMLSILKQNNSSSSSSAALPFIQVLSDIAGMGGGGGLQEVRAMQVGRPLSERRTDMYSFCNPGEFQSSPFLSTRGNIANLFRGSTEEGYKAYHADKYDEDKNPNGIINFGTSENKLCFDLMSKRLTQSDMNLMEPPLLQYPDWKGHMFLREEVARFLTYYCKAPAPLKAENVIVLNGCGSLFSALATVLCDPGEAVLIATPFYGGITQSLFLYGNVKLVYAYLDSKITGTSTRPFQLTVDKLEKALQDARSEGVGVKALILLNPQNPLGDIYSLSELRDYLEFAKRHELHVIVDEIYMLSVFDESATFHSVLGMDRLPDPQRTHVMWGISKDFAVSGIRFGTLYTENQDVANAVASLCYFHGVCGPVQYKVAQLLRDRDWINQVYLRANHARLKAAHTYVTDELKTLGVPFLNRNAGFFVWIDFRKYLRTGTFEEEMLLWRRFLDNKVLLSCGKAFECSEPGWFRIIFADKTHRLQLGMQRIRRVLEEREREILSEDKDQPCQSDQDGKADSTDEVIFVSHHQEPVSTGGSNLGDLIGLLQQQMRSSDWLQKNTAEQFAQEKPEIYDVFSKLVGKQ; encoded by the exons ATGGATTTTCGGGGGAAGAAGTACGAGCGGGGCAGTAATTGGTCAGACCCTGAAGTGGTGGAGCTCCTGCAGCTTTGGGCCGATGAGTCCGTTCAGATGGAGCTGGAGAGCTGCCTGAGAAACCAGCATGTCTTCAACCGAATCGCTGAGGTGTTGAGGGAGAAGGGCATCCACCGGACTGGGGATCAGTGCcgggagaaaataaaaaagatgaagCTGGAGTACCGTAGGATCAAAGACAACAACAAGACCCCAAGGGGTGGCAGGACTTGGAAATTCTATGAGGTGATGGACCGGGTGCTGACCAGCCGTCCCTCCCTCTCTTACAGTTCCTTGAGTGGCAGTGTGATGTCTCAGCAGGCACTGCAAGGAAGCATGGTGGAGAACTACCATCACCACTTCACCCCCTCAGCTCTACCTTTCGGACACTCTCAGCACCCTGAGTTGATGGAAATCAAATGCGAGGAGGTGGACTCCGATGAACACTGCTTGACCCCGGAGCCCCCACTATCCATGTCTTACCAACAGGGCTCCCCTGAGGAGCATGAGATGGAGAGAGCTTTCTTGGACAGGGCCCAGAATGACTCTCCTATCTCCAGGGTGGAAATTCCCATTGAAACCAGTGTTTCACCTTCAG GTTTCAGTGAGCCCAACGTAGCGTCCTCATCCCGGATCCACAGTGTGGGCCCTCGGCCTGGCTTCTCCACCTTGCACCGCCTGCGGAAGAAACGGAAAGGccagcgagtgaaggacccccttgATGACCTCCTACTGAAGACTCTGACATCGCAGCGGGCCATGGAGGAGCGCTTTCTGCAGATGGAGGAGCGGCGTTTGCAGCGGGATATGGAAGTGGAGGAACGGCGGATGCAGCTGGAGCAGCGACGTTTTGAACTGGAGCGGGAGCATGAGTTTCGCATGTTCAATGTCTTTGCTCAGATGCTTAGCATCTTAAAGCAGAACAAcagcagctcctcctcttctgctgcaCTTCCTTTCATCCAGGTGCTGTCTGACATTGctgggatgggaggaggagggggcctgCAGGAGGTGAGGGCTATGCAGGTAGGGCGACCACTTTCTGAGAGAAGGACCGACATGTACAGTTTCTGTAACCCTGGTGAGTTCCAGAGCAGCCCCTTCCTCTCCACTCGAGGAAACATTGCCAATCTCTTTCGTGGCTCGACAGAAGAGGGATACAAGGCCTATCATGCTGACAAGTACGATGAAGACAAAAATCCCAAT gGGATAATTAATTTTGGTACCAGTGAGAATAAACTCTGCTTTGATCTAATGTCTAAGCGG CTGACACAGAGTGATATGAACCTCATGGAGCCTCCACTGCTGCAATATCCTGATTGGAAAGGACATATGTT TTTACGGGAGGAAGTGGCTCGATTTTTGACTTATTATTGCAAGGCTCCTGCACCTCTCAAGGCAGAAAAC GTGATTGTGTTGAATGGTTGTGGCTCTCTGTTTTCTGCATTAGCTACAGTTCTCTGTGATCCAGGGG AAGCTGTTCTGATTGCTACCCCCTTTTATGGTGGTATCACCCAGAGTCTATTCCTGTATGGTAACGTCAAGCTGGTCTATGCCTATTTAGACAGCAAG ATCACTGGAACAAGCACCCGGCCCTTCCAGCTCACAGTGGACAAGCTAGAGAAGGCCTTACAGGATGCCCGGTCAGAG ggTGTTGGTGTGAAAGCCTTAATTCTCCTGAACCCCCAAAATCCTTTAGGGGACATCTACTCCCTGTCAGAATTACGGGACTACCTGGAGTTTGCTAAAAG GCATGAATTGCATGTAATAGTAGATGAGATCTACATGCTGTCAGTTTTTGACGAATCAGCCACGTTCCATAGTGTTCTTGGCATGGACAG attgcctgatccacagaggaccCATGTGATGTGGGGAATTAGCAAG GATTTTGCTGTCTCTGGGATTCGTTTTGGCACTTTGTATACAGAGAACCAAGATGTTGCCAATGCAGTGGCCTCCTTGTGTTACTTCCATGGAGTTTGTGGACCTGTCCAATACAAAGTGGCACAGCTGCTCCGAGACAGAG ATTGGATCAATCAAGTATATCTGCGGGCCAACCATGCCCGTCTGAAAGCTGCCCATACCTATGTAACAGATGAGTTGAAGACCCTTGGGGTTCCCTTCCTCAATCGCAATGCCGGCTTCTTTGTTTGGATCGATTTCCGAAAG TACCTTAGGACAGGAACATTTGAGGAGGAGATGCTGCTCTGGAGGCGATTCCTGGATAACAAGGTTCTACTGTCCTGTGGCAAAGCCTTTGAGTGCAGTGAGCCAGGGTGGTTCCGTATCATTTTTGCTGACAAAACCCACCGACTACAGTTAG GCATGCAGCGGATCCGTAGAGTCCTGGAAGAGAGGGAGCGTGAGATTCTGTCTGAGGACAAGGACCAGCCCTGCCAGTCAGACCAGGACGGCAAAGCAGACAGTACAGATGAGGTCATCTTTGTGTCCCATCACCAGGAGCCTGTTTCTACTGGTGGCTCTAACCTCGGTGACCTCATTGgcctcctgcagcagcagatGCGCTCATCTGACTGGCTGCAGAAGAacacagcagagcagtttgcacaGGAGAAGCCAGAGATCTATGACGTGTTCAGCAAACTGGTTGGGAAACAGTAG
- the ACCS gene encoding 1-aminocyclopropane-1-carboxylate synthase-like protein 1 isoform X2 has protein sequence MDFRGKKYERGSNWSDPEVVELLQLWADESVQMELESCLRNQHVFNRIAEVLREKGIHRTGDQCREKIKKMKLEYRRIKDNNKTPRGGRTWKFYEVMDRVLTSRPSLSYSSLSGSVMSQQALQGSMVENYHHHFTPSALPFGHSQHPELMEIKCEEVDSDEHCLTPEPPLSMSYQQGSPEEHEMERAFLDRAQNDSPISRVEIPIETSVSPSGFSEPNVASSSRIHSVGPRPGFSTLHRLRKKRKGQRVKDPLDDLLLKTLTSQRAMEERFLQMEERRLQRDMEVEERRMQLEQRRFELEREHEFRMFNVFAQMLSILKQNNSSSSSSAALPFIQVLSDIAGMGGGGGLQEVRAMQVGRPLSERRTDMYSFCNPGEFQSSPFLSTRGNIANLFRGSTEEGYKAYHADKYDEDKNPNGIINFGTSENKLCFDLMSKRLTQSDMNLMEPPLLQYPDWKGHMFLREEVARFLTYYCKAPAPLKAENVIVLNGCGSLFSALATVLCDPGEAVLIATPFYGGITQSLFLYGNVKLVYAYLDSKITGTSTRPFQLTVDKLEKALQDARSEGVGVKALILLNPQNPLGDIYSLSELRDYLEFAKRHELHVIVDEIYMLSVFDESATFHSVLGMDRLPDPQRTHVMWGISKDFAVSGIRFGTLYTENQDVANAVASLCYFHGVCGPVQYKVAQLLRDRGVRTV, from the exons ATGGATTTTCGGGGGAAGAAGTACGAGCGGGGCAGTAATTGGTCAGACCCTGAAGTGGTGGAGCTCCTGCAGCTTTGGGCCGATGAGTCCGTTCAGATGGAGCTGGAGAGCTGCCTGAGAAACCAGCATGTCTTCAACCGAATCGCTGAGGTGTTGAGGGAGAAGGGCATCCACCGGACTGGGGATCAGTGCcgggagaaaataaaaaagatgaagCTGGAGTACCGTAGGATCAAAGACAACAACAAGACCCCAAGGGGTGGCAGGACTTGGAAATTCTATGAGGTGATGGACCGGGTGCTGACCAGCCGTCCCTCCCTCTCTTACAGTTCCTTGAGTGGCAGTGTGATGTCTCAGCAGGCACTGCAAGGAAGCATGGTGGAGAACTACCATCACCACTTCACCCCCTCAGCTCTACCTTTCGGACACTCTCAGCACCCTGAGTTGATGGAAATCAAATGCGAGGAGGTGGACTCCGATGAACACTGCTTGACCCCGGAGCCCCCACTATCCATGTCTTACCAACAGGGCTCCCCTGAGGAGCATGAGATGGAGAGAGCTTTCTTGGACAGGGCCCAGAATGACTCTCCTATCTCCAGGGTGGAAATTCCCATTGAAACCAGTGTTTCACCTTCAG GTTTCAGTGAGCCCAACGTAGCGTCCTCATCCCGGATCCACAGTGTGGGCCCTCGGCCTGGCTTCTCCACCTTGCACCGCCTGCGGAAGAAACGGAAAGGccagcgagtgaaggacccccttgATGACCTCCTACTGAAGACTCTGACATCGCAGCGGGCCATGGAGGAGCGCTTTCTGCAGATGGAGGAGCGGCGTTTGCAGCGGGATATGGAAGTGGAGGAACGGCGGATGCAGCTGGAGCAGCGACGTTTTGAACTGGAGCGGGAGCATGAGTTTCGCATGTTCAATGTCTTTGCTCAGATGCTTAGCATCTTAAAGCAGAACAAcagcagctcctcctcttctgctgcaCTTCCTTTCATCCAGGTGCTGTCTGACATTGctgggatgggaggaggagggggcctgCAGGAGGTGAGGGCTATGCAGGTAGGGCGACCACTTTCTGAGAGAAGGACCGACATGTACAGTTTCTGTAACCCTGGTGAGTTCCAGAGCAGCCCCTTCCTCTCCACTCGAGGAAACATTGCCAATCTCTTTCGTGGCTCGACAGAAGAGGGATACAAGGCCTATCATGCTGACAAGTACGATGAAGACAAAAATCCCAAT gGGATAATTAATTTTGGTACCAGTGAGAATAAACTCTGCTTTGATCTAATGTCTAAGCGG CTGACACAGAGTGATATGAACCTCATGGAGCCTCCACTGCTGCAATATCCTGATTGGAAAGGACATATGTT TTTACGGGAGGAAGTGGCTCGATTTTTGACTTATTATTGCAAGGCTCCTGCACCTCTCAAGGCAGAAAAC GTGATTGTGTTGAATGGTTGTGGCTCTCTGTTTTCTGCATTAGCTACAGTTCTCTGTGATCCAGGGG AAGCTGTTCTGATTGCTACCCCCTTTTATGGTGGTATCACCCAGAGTCTATTCCTGTATGGTAACGTCAAGCTGGTCTATGCCTATTTAGACAGCAAG ATCACTGGAACAAGCACCCGGCCCTTCCAGCTCACAGTGGACAAGCTAGAGAAGGCCTTACAGGATGCCCGGTCAGAG ggTGTTGGTGTGAAAGCCTTAATTCTCCTGAACCCCCAAAATCCTTTAGGGGACATCTACTCCCTGTCAGAATTACGGGACTACCTGGAGTTTGCTAAAAG GCATGAATTGCATGTAATAGTAGATGAGATCTACATGCTGTCAGTTTTTGACGAATCAGCCACGTTCCATAGTGTTCTTGGCATGGACAG attgcctgatccacagaggaccCATGTGATGTGGGGAATTAGCAAG GATTTTGCTGTCTCTGGGATTCGTTTTGGCACTTTGTATACAGAGAACCAAGATGTTGCCAATGCAGTGGCCTCCTTGTGTTACTTCCATGGAGTTTGTGGACCTGTCCAATACAAAGTGGCACAGCTGCTCCGAGACAGAG GTGTGAGGACTGTCTAA